One window of the Amia ocellicauda isolate fAmiCal2 chromosome 18, fAmiCal2.hap1, whole genome shotgun sequence genome contains the following:
- the LOC136714101 gene encoding uncharacterized protein LOC136714101, giving the protein MGPSPLPMYITDISDAAEGNLITTRERGYIETGKCKGKHAGIGVLKATPNFQNDYIWKTDIPEFPKAVEFHITSLSHVTGRSGLDGVLHDGGFKKTSGSGNRTFLWWSLEITKEDRDAAEQRFLESLFPDRTPEQAERQEPFLHKFTTSLAFLQSSRYGNFRFTFPLQDLLQEYKTQICNGEEPVLRVYETVCFKQEIVYAVVVHSPGVHDFDDYPPLEKNEHAICGYQDGKIIWRPEAMSETHWYYLDQSDRNTVKAVNMTTHQFYVWDHVALAFHVKPGQILSFDRERLGCSLSACEAGKIKINKPWEFVRYDEAAQKVAAIKALK; this is encoded by the exons ATGGGCCCCTCTCCTCTGCCCATG TACATTACAGACATCTCAGACGCAGCTGAGGGAAACCTGATAACAACGAGGGAACGAGGGTATATTGAAACAGGGAAATGTAAGGGAAAACATGCTGGTATTGGAGTTCTTAAGGCTACACCCAATTTTCAAAACGATTACATATGGAAAACAGACATCCCTGAGTTCCCGAAAGCTGTGGAGTTTCACATCACTAGCCTCAGTCATGTCACTGGCAGAAGTGGACTAGATGGTGTCCTACATGATggtggatttaaaaaaacatcaggAAGTGGCAACAGAACCTTCTTGTGGTGGAGCCTCGAGATTACCAAAGAAGACAGAGATGCAGCTGAACAGCGTTTTCTTGAGTCTCTGTTCCCTGACAGAACCCCCGAGCAGGCTGAGAGACAGGAGCCTTTCCTGCACAAATTCACCACATCTCTTGCCTTCCTGCAGTCATCTCGCTATGGAAACTTCCGCTTCACCTTTCCTCTGCAAGACCTTCTTCAGGAGTACAAGACTCAGATCTGCAATGGGGAGGAGCCTGTCTTGAGGGTGTACGAAACAGTCTGTTTTAAACAAGAGATTGTCTACGCCGTGGTCGTCCACAGTCCTGGGGTGCACGACTTTGACGACTATCCACCGCTGGAGAAGAATGAACATGCTATATGTGGTTATCAAGATGGAAAAATCATCTGGCGCCCAGAGGCAATGAGTGAGACCCATTGGTATTATTTGGATCAGAGTGATAGAAACACTGTCAAAGCTGTAAATATGACGACCCATCAGTTTTATGTTTGGGATCATGTGGCGCTTGCGTTTCATGTGAAGCCAGGGCAAATACTGTCTTTTGACAGAGAGAGGCTGGGCTGCAGTCTTAGTGCTTGTGAGGCAGGGAAGATAAAGATAAATAAGCCGTGGGAATTTGTTCGTTATGATGAAGCAGCACAAAAAGTTGCTGCCATAAAAGCTCtcaaataa
- the glipr2l gene encoding GLI pathogenesis-related 2, like codes for MGKSASKQFAEEVLRSHNDYRKQHQVPAMKLSSKLSSEAKQYAESLASTRILKHSEKSSRGACGENLAWASYDQPGKEVADRWYSEIKNYNFNSPGFSSGTGHFTAMVWKSSRKLGVGKATASDGSTFVVARYTPAGNIVNQGQFEENVLPPRK; via the exons ATGGGCAAGTCAG CTTCCAAACAGTTTGCAGAAGAGGTGTTAAGAAGTCACAATGATTACAGGAAACAACATCAAGTCCCAGCCATGAAACTCAGCAGCAAGCTCAGCAGTGAGGCCAAACA GTATGCGGAGAGCTTGGCCAGCACTCGCATCCTGAAGCACAGTGAGAAATCAAGTCGGGGCGCCTGTGGGGAGAACCTGGCCTGGGCCTCCTATGACCAGCCAG gaAAAGAGGTAGCTGACCGGTGGTACAGTGAGATCAAGAACTATAACTTTAACTCCCCTGGATTTTCCTCTGGCACAG gccacTTTACTGCCATGGTGTGGAAGAGCAGCAGGAAGCTGGGTGTTGGCAAGGCCACTGCCAGCGATGGCTCCACCTTCGTTGTGGCACGATATACCCCTGCCGGCAACATCGTCAACCAAGGCCAGTTCGAGGAGAATGTCCTGCCTCCCAGGAAATGA